The following are from one region of the Planctomonas sp. JC2975 genome:
- a CDS encoding sugar ABC transporter permease, which produces MSALNELRALKVPKGTKRVKDKSETKDNKAAAVFLLPWLIGFFAITLGPMVASIYLSFTDYNLLQNPNFTGLTNIERMLQDADLGSSLIVTVVYTVISVPLQLAVALAIAVLLDRGMRGLSFYRSVLYLPSLLGGSVAIAVLWRLVFGGEGLVNAFLALFGIHGPSWIASPSTALGTLIILHVWTFGAPMVIFLAGLRQIPRELYEAASTDGAGKWRQFRSITLPMLSPIVFFNLVLGIIGAFQSFTQAYVISNGSGGPTNSTLFITLYLYQKAFGSLQMGYASAIAWLLLVIVGAATAVNFWASKYWVFYDD; this is translated from the coding sequence ATGAGCGCCCTGAACGAACTGCGAGCGCTGAAGGTTCCGAAGGGAACCAAGCGCGTCAAGGACAAGTCGGAGACCAAGGACAACAAGGCGGCGGCGGTCTTCCTGCTGCCGTGGCTGATCGGCTTCTTCGCCATCACGCTCGGCCCCATGGTCGCGTCGATTTACCTGTCGTTCACGGACTACAACCTGCTGCAGAATCCGAACTTCACCGGACTGACGAACATCGAGCGGATGCTCCAGGACGCCGACCTGGGAAGCTCGCTGATCGTCACTGTCGTCTACACGGTGATCTCGGTTCCGCTGCAGCTCGCCGTCGCACTGGCCATCGCCGTGCTCCTCGACAGAGGAATGCGCGGCCTCTCGTTCTACCGATCGGTGCTGTACCTGCCGTCCCTGCTCGGCGGAAGCGTGGCCATCGCCGTGCTGTGGCGGCTCGTGTTCGGAGGCGAGGGCCTGGTCAACGCGTTCCTCGCGCTGTTCGGCATCCACGGTCCGTCGTGGATCGCCTCCCCGAGCACGGCGCTCGGCACGCTGATCATCCTGCACGTCTGGACGTTCGGCGCTCCGATGGTGATCTTCCTTGCCGGGCTCAGGCAGATTCCCCGGGAACTGTACGAGGCGGCATCCACCGACGGCGCAGGCAAGTGGCGTCAGTTCCGCTCGATCACGCTGCCGATGCTGAGCCCGATCGTCTTCTTCAACCTCGTGCTCGGCATCATCGGTGCGTTCCAGTCGTTCACGCAGGCCTACGTCATCTCGAATGGCTCCGGCGGGCCGACGAACTCGACGCTCTTCATCACTCTGTACCTCTACCAGAAGGCCTTCGGCAGCCTGCAGATGGGATACGCCTCCGCGATCGCGTGGCTGCTCCTGGTGATCGTCGGCGCCGCGACAGCCGTGAACTTCTGGGCCTCCAAGTATTGGGTTTTCTACGATGACTGA